Proteins encoded by one window of Lathyrus oleraceus cultivar Zhongwan6 chromosome 1, CAAS_Psat_ZW6_1.0, whole genome shotgun sequence:
- the LOC127126338 gene encoding uncharacterized protein LOC127126338: MAADQKRKRVNGASIVGYGSREQHRTKRKNPGLVPNDMRSHISVEWDRNQKIVVAKREQIGISWRQMKPFVNYVSNDHKVLADVFTVPQEIFDLDNLSEVLSYEVWKTHLSENERSLLMSFLPKGIEPHQAVEDLLAGIEFDFGNPFLNWGASLCSGDLHPDRTVDREQHLKSEKRAYYKQLHNYHNDMIGFLSKLKERWQSCRDPEKEILQKMWRPKHVPKRMPSNVNESRVNDLDGNVTVTSESCSWDTEEKACNSEYLISSSRKDNKLQRKVLEKGIVKGKSRNSMFPSDGIHIKGEKPKKEDKILKRNIHFIDGDKYMSCIKISKQQHELVKSMQQSGTSIQSKSLNHVLGNLIDIHVQPYKVFVKEEQKKLHEHWLQLVIKDLPVAYANRMQKQVQRDAMRNSLVEEMKDKSTPIFEEEDNLSLGRELQDQDEPMSLGDEPGDQDEDNISPVEDQNEDVSSGENLQDQSEDSTSPVEDQNEDVSSGSELQDQDEDNVSPVEDQNEDVSSGGELQEQDEDNMSSGDELLNVVEDGRDLNDQSSMKHYEDSLVNAPEIRSSHNSYSSCNDDFNQVSVDSEKNIVLSKSDDTSPNKDEYPRNTNACDVSTDEGAPFTSGSDVWQTVEMAPHSYYDSAVTNKYTANELSLTNPQVNEDQRTHVIDLEADLHQEETGKELLHGHLDNGTSFSSYESQNRGALIHSLFNGEGLLPYHHEQKGAPLDFHTSNNIIMGDGQCSGHFKEPLQMSLTLDPVQRRATEVYMPESMSENIHTIAGGRYLIPRQDPFIPRQDSLAVANVTDWAANTASMAAPCQSHLNTGNFIGHHWPPANHHIGGGWNGSDGSSLSSQSVGTGSNSDQSLFSMLSHCNQLRPSSSYDSVRNPDQFLAPRTYGVDASITRVNPAALPQASHPLDYFTAREASPSVMVPDDMTWMNLQHPNSALHDPMGKPYLRSWHR; this comes from the exons ATGGCTGCCGATCAGAAGAGGAAACGAGTAAATGGGGCAAGCATTGTCGGGTATGGTTCTAGAGAGCAACACAGGACCAAAAGAAAGAATCCGGGTTTAGTTCCAAATGACATGAGATCCCACATCTCTGTTGAATGGGATAGAAACCAGAAAATAGTTGTTGCCAAGCGTGAACAAATTGGTATTAGTTGGAGACAAATGAAACCATTTGTCAATTATGTTTCTAATGATCATAAAGTCTTGGCAGATGTGTTTACAGTGCCCCAAGAAATTTTTGACTTGGATAATTTAAGTGAAGTGCTTTCATATGAG GTTTGGAAGACTCATCTTTCAGAAAATGAGAGAAGCCTTCTTATGAGTTTCCTCCCTAAGGGCATAGAGCCACATCAAGCCGTGGAAGATTTGCTAGCTGGGATTGAATTTGACTTTGGAAATCCCTTTTTGAATTG GGGTGCTTCACTTTGCTCCGGTGATCTTCATCCAGATAGAACTGTTGACCGGGAACAACATCTGAAGTCTGAGAAGAGAGCTTACTACAAACAGTTACATAATTATCACAATGA TATGATAGGATTTCTATCTAAGTTGAAGGAGAGGTGGCAAAGTTGCAGAGATCCAGAAAAGGAAATTTTGCAGAAGATGTGGAG GCCAAAACATGTTCCGAAAAGAATGCCTTCAAATGTGAATGAATCTAGAGTTAATGATCTTGATGGGAATGTCACAGTGACATCTGAGTCGTGTTCCTGGGATACAGAGGAGAAAGCATGTAACAGTGAATACCTAATTTCTTCATCGAGAAAGGATAATAAACTTCAGAGAAA GGTTCTTGAAAAAGGCATTGTGAAAGGTAAATCCAGAAATTCTATGTTTCCTTCAGATGGCATACACATTAAGGGAGAAAAGCCCAAGAAAGAAGACAAAATTCTCAAGCGTAACATTCATTTTATTGATGGCGACAAATACATGTCATGTATCAAG ATTAGTAAGCAGCAGCATGAACTTGTTAAAAGTATGCAGCAGTCTGGTACAAGCATCCAATCTAAGTCTCTTAACCATGTTTTGGGCAACCTCATTGACATTCATGTGCAGCCATACAAAGTATTTGTCAAAGAGGAACAGAAGAAGTTGCATGAGCATTG GTTGCAATTGGTGATCAAAGACCTCCCTGTGGCATATGCAAACAGGATGCAGAAACAGGTGCAAAGAGATGCAATGAGGAATTCTTTGGTGGAGGAGATGAAGGACAAATCAACTCCAATCTTTGAG GAAGAGGATAATTTGAGCTTGGGGAGGGAACTTCAGGATCAGGACGAGCCCATGAGCTTGGGGGATGAACCTGGGGATCAAGATGAGGATAATATAAGCCCTGTAGAGGATCAGAATGAAGATGTGAGTTCAGGAGAAAATCTTCAGGATCAAAGCGAGGATAGTACAAGCCCGGTAGAGGATCAGAATGAAGATGTGAGCTCAGGGAGTGAACTTCAGGATCAAGATGAGGATAATGTCAGCCCAGTTGAGGATCAGAATGAAGATGTGAGTTCCGGGGGTGAACTTCAGGAGCAAGATGAGGATAACATGAGCTCAGGAGATGAGCTTCTAAATGTGGTGGAGGATGGAAGAGATCTAAATGATCAGTCTAGCATGAAACATTATGAGGATTCTCTCGTTAACGCCCCAGAGATCCGGTCCTCACATAATTCTTACTCTAGTTGTAATGATGATTTCAATCAAGTGAGTGTGGATTCAGAAAAGAATATTGTTTTATCAAAATCAGATGATACTTCACCAAATAAAGACGAGTATCCAAGGAATACAAACGCTTGTGATGTTTCTACTGATGAAGGAGCGCCTTTCACTTCTGGAAGTGATGTCTGGCAAACTGTTGAAATGGCACCACATTCATACTATGACTCTGCTGTGACAAACAAGTACACAGCTAATGAGTTATCACTGACTAACCCTCAAGTCAACGAAGATCAAAGAACCCATGTAATTGATCTTGAAGCTGATTTGCATCAAGAAGAGACAGGTAAAGAGTTGTTACATGGGCATTTGGACAATGGGACCTCCTTCAGTTCTTACGAAAGCCAGAATCGAGGTGCTTTAATTCACTCTCTCTTCAATGGAGAGGGGCTGTTACCATACCATCATGAACAAAAAGGAGCCCCGTTGGATTTTCATACTTCAAACAACATTATAATGGGAGATGGCCAATGTTCCGGTCATTTCAAGGAGCCCTTGCAAATGTCGCTGACATTGGACCCAGTGCAGAGGAGAGCTACCGAGGTTTACATGCCAGAAAGTATGTCGGAGAATATTCATACCATTGCAGGAGGAAGGTACTTAATCCCCAGGCAAGATCCATTCATCCCCAGGCAAGATTCGTTGGCTGTAGCAAATGTAACTGATTGGGCTGCTAATACTGCTTCCATGGCAGCGCCATGCCAATCTCACCTAAATACGGGTAATTTTATTGGTCATCATTGGCCCCCGGCTAATCACCACATTGGTGGTGGCTGGAATGGATCAGATGGCAGCAGTCTTTCAAGTCAAAGTGTCGGCACTGGATCAAACTCTGATCAGAGCTTATTTAGTATGCTATCACATTGTAACCAATTACGGCCCAGTAGCTCTTATGATTCCGTCAGAAACCCCGACCAGTTTCTTGCTCCAAGAACTTATGGAGTAGACGCAAGCATTACCAGGGTGAATCCGGCTGCTTTACCACAGGCTTCCCATCCACTAGATTACTTCACCGCACGGGAAGCTTCACCTAGTGTAATGGTGCCTGATGACATGACATGGATGAATCTGCAACATCCGAATTCTGCATTACATGATCCAATGGGAAAGCCATATTTAAGGTCATGGCACCGGTAA